In a single window of the Dreissena polymorpha isolate Duluth1 chromosome 3, UMN_Dpol_1.0, whole genome shotgun sequence genome:
- the LOC127873156 gene encoding N-alpha-acetyltransferase 80-like, which translates to MTFELLPLHKNKQFSTECAEILNEEWKRSMTARFHALEKSRDEYPVNLVLIEQAGTSEAFVVGHSRLALVQGQTDKSCFLESVVIRKRLRGKGLGRILMEKTEQFAEKEGFKVIYLTTHDKEEFYAHLGYEKSQPVVSFGTDIIPEHLVKQLTGNLNTEEQLASTIKHTCADTVKNGNPPVSHGPTTPKAPCSGPIPSSVPRPPVPAPPPPPPPVVSKLQTSDISRFDPACIVWMKKRLQA; encoded by the exons ATGACTTTCGAACTCTTACCTTTGcacaaaaataaacaattctCAACAGAATGTGCAGAGATTTTAAACGAAGAATGGAAAAGAAGCATGACCGCAAG ATTCCATGCCCTAGAAAAGTCAAGAGATGAGTATCCAGTGAATTTGGTTCTGATTGAACAAGCTGGGACTTCAGAGGCTTTTGTTGTGGGACACAGTAGACTCGCCTTAGTACAGGGACAAACAGACAAGAGTTGCTTTCTTGAATCTG TTGTAATACGAAAGAGACTAAGAGGAAAGGGCTTAGGAAGAATATTAATGGAGAAAACCGAGCAGTTTGCAGAAAA GGAGGGGTTTAAGGTTATATATCTTACTACTCATGACAAGGAGGAGTTTTACGCCCACCTTGGGTATGAAAAGAGTCAACCAGTTGTGTCTTTTGGAACTGACATCATTCCTGAACATTTG GTCAAACAATTGACAGGCAACTTGAATACAGAAGAGCAATTAGCATCGACCATCAAACATACATGTGCAGATACCGTCAAGAATGGAAACCCTCCAGTATCACATGGGCCTACCACCCCAAAAGCTCCTTGCTCTGGCCCCATACCCAGCTCTGTGCCACGCCCACCTGTGCCTGCCCCTCCCCCTCCTCCACCCCCTGTCGTCTCGAAACTTCAAACCAGCGACATCAGCCGCTTTGACCCAGCTTGTATAGTCTGGATGAAGAAGCGGTTACAGGCCTGA
- the LOC127873149 gene encoding damage-control phosphatase ARMT1-like has translation MMAIPAALSAKYKDSFAYKTVKDRMPVIVAKVADSVFRAQSTIKESHGEKGSEDLKTIAGCVSKLRNEMMTNKVLIPIEDSRSDTKTWNAYLTEVTTQEGQAPAWFTSPWLYVECYMYRRIQEAVEKCSCLTQYDVFRAEKEMALSGSQEAVHTLVKFLFSLVKEIEGGKESNTRELFDQFMQVCLWGNKCDLSISAGMENAQVSCPLAQVDTLREYVLINDLDLVWNQLQKTGPVRVDIILDNAGFEIITDLCLAEFLLTAKLASSIHFHCKAFSWFVSDVTKDDFDHTLSFLMSSNSMAMDFVCKRWKEHLQNSTWKIHTHDFWTLPFPYCEMEKRSNDLYMELAQSGLLIFKGDLNYRKLVADINWPASTPFVTSLQGFGPGPLVSLRALKADVVTGLREGQADEMQTRDSQWMINGNWAVMSFADKH, from the exons ATGATGGCGATTCCAGCAGCATTATCGGCAAAATATAAGGA TTCATTCGCATACAAGACAGTGAAAGATCGTATGCCAGTAATCGTAGCAAAAGTTGCAGATTCTGTGTTCAGAGCACAATCCACTATCAAAGAAAGTCATGGAGAG AAAGGAAGTGAAGATTTGAAAACCATAGCTGGATGTGTGTCAAAGCTTAGAAATGAGATGATGACTAATAAAGTCCTGATACCAATTGAGGACAGTAGGTCAGACACAAAG ACATGGAACGCCTATTTGACTGAGGTGACCACACAAGAGGGCCAGGCACCAGCATGGTTCACCAGTCCCTGGCTGTATGTGGAGTGCTACATGTACAGGCGCATTCAGGAGGCTGTAGAGAAGTG TTCGTGCTTGACGCAGTATGATGTGTTCAGAGCAGAGAAGGAGATGGCTCTATCAGGGTCTCAGGAGGCTGTTCACACTCTTGTCAAGTTCCTGTTCTCCCTTGTTAAGGAAATTGAGGGCGGCAAAGAGTCAAACACCAGGGAACTATTTGATCAATTTATGCAG GTGTGTCTGTGGGGCAACAAGTGTGACTTGTCCATATCAGCGGGCATGGAGAACGCTCAGGTCTCATGCCCCCTCGCCCAGGTAGACACACTCAGAGAGTATGTGCTgatcaatgaccttgacctagtatgGAATCAGCTGCA GAAAACAGGGCCCGTCAGGGTTGACATTATACTGGACAACGCTGGGTTTGAAATCATTACTGACCTCTGTCTGGCTGAATTCTTGCTCACGGCTAAGCTGGCTTCTTCCATACATTTCCACTGCAAAGCATTCTCATGGTTTGTCTCTGATGTCACAAAGGACGACTTTGACCACACATTGAGCTTTCTTATGTCCAGTAACAGTATGGCAATGGATTTCGTATGCAAACGATGGAAAGAACATCTGCAAAACAGCACTTGGAAAATCCATACCCATGACTTCTGGACGTTACCATTCCCTTATTGCGAAATGGAAAAGCGctcaaatgatttatacatggAACTGGCGCAATCTGGTTTGCTAATTTTTAAAGGCGATTTGAATTATCGCAAACTGGTTGCGGACATTAATTGGCCAGCTAGCACCCCATTCGTTACGAGCCTTCAGGGGTTTGGTCCCGGGCCCCTTGTTAGCCTGCGCGCACTGAAAGCGGATGTGGTGACCGGGCTGCGTGAGGGACAGGCTGATGAGATGCAGACGAGAGATTCTCAATGGATGATCAACGGAAACTGGGCTGTGATGTCATTTGCTGACAAACACTAG